In a single window of the Leptospira sanjuanensis genome:
- the rpoC gene encoding DNA-directed RNA polymerase subunit beta' codes for MRSHNDFESITIRLASPERIKEWSYGEVKKPETINYRTLKPEKDGLFCEKIFGTTKDWECYCGKFKSIRYKGVVCDKCGVEVTHSKVRRERMGHIELAAPVSHIWYYRSVPSRMGLLLDMTVNQLKSVLYFEKYVIIDPADSGRNRGELIDEEEYHAYLDEYGDKFVAGIGADAIKELLARIDVDAEARMIRQKIQDKDKISDKRILKRLEVLEAFRDSGNRPEWMVLDIVPVIPPELRPMVQLEGGRFATSDLNDLYRRVINRNNRLKRLLALKAPEIIVRNEKRMLQEAVDALFDNSRRKRAVKGKGNRPLKSISDMLKGKQGRFRQNLLGKRVDYSGRSVIVVGPELKYHEMGLPKKMALELFKPFIMKRLVDLDLAPNIKSAKKKVEAEDKEVFDVLEYVVKEHPVLLNRAPTLHRLGIQAFLPVLVEGKAIKLHPLVCHAFNADFDGDQMAIHVPLTPKAQLETWMLMLSPHNILNPANGHPICGPTQDIVLGIYYLTSELPTAPGVPLKSFSNLDEVHYAIDRGVVEYRTKISVYHQGKILETTPGRLIFNTILPEGYAYVNRPLSDKETNRIIADVYDKYGPAKTVLMLDDIKKLGYRYATLFAPTISIEDIRVSPGKVGLVGDANKEVEKADSEYRKGIITNEERRKKVIEIWTKTNDLITDSMFKELEKDKGGFNPVFIMAASGARGSKQQIRQLAGMRGLMAKPSGEIIELAIRSNFREGLSVLEFFISTHGARKGLADTALKTADAGYLTRRLVDISQDVIISEDDCGTEESISLGVVKEGENVIVSLNDRVFGRYTAEDVIDPVTDQVVYPRNTLITREVGQKVENLGYDKIRVRSPLTCESKQGVCIRCYGMDMARLIPAEIGEAVGTIAAQSIGQPGTQLTMRTFHIGGAASAKVQEKEHKVSYTGIVNNINGRIITNDKSQSVFSRRGSIVIQRLIQQYKTEELSNLRVENGQKVDKGELVATSPAGENITSEMPGTIHIENGIFRILGEEAVIPVKTGTIVNVKVNDITQPNQPLAEFDPYNEVGISEIEGTVQWMDLEIGKNVRRDEDLRTSNILLKVIEQRREKLNPRITVISGSSREEYSVPVDAIISVQDGDKVKGGDILFKIPTVAEKTRDITGGLPRVDELFEARRPKDATTLAETDGKIEISGEIVKEKRVLYIHPDNPDQEKVKVTIPIGKQIRVRNGDFVKRGDQIDDGNLDPHDILRVKGVTALQVYLVQEVQEVYRLQGVHINDKHIEVVVRQMLRKVLITDSGDTSFVNQQQIDRLVFNEENKRVIAEGGSPAESVPILLGLTKASLNTESFFSAASFQETTKVLTDAAIKGKTDNLMGLKENVIIGHMIPAGTGTKKYKDISVFKSAYGDLDRPLEEEEEEEIPQAIAEESDADGDE; via the coding sequence ATGAGATCCCATAACGACTTTGAATCGATTACAATCCGCTTAGCTTCTCCCGAAAGGATCAAAGAATGGTCCTACGGTGAAGTTAAAAAACCCGAGACTATCAACTATCGGACTTTAAAGCCCGAGAAAGACGGTCTTTTCTGCGAGAAAATTTTCGGGACCACAAAAGACTGGGAATGTTACTGCGGTAAGTTCAAGTCCATCCGTTACAAGGGTGTGGTCTGCGACAAGTGCGGGGTCGAGGTAACTCACTCTAAAGTCCGTCGCGAAAGAATGGGTCATATCGAACTCGCGGCTCCGGTTTCTCATATCTGGTATTACCGTTCCGTTCCTTCGAGAATGGGACTTCTTCTCGATATGACCGTGAACCAACTCAAGAGCGTTCTCTACTTTGAAAAATACGTAATCATCGATCCTGCGGATTCGGGAAGAAACCGCGGCGAACTCATCGACGAAGAAGAATACCACGCATACCTCGACGAGTACGGCGACAAGTTCGTAGCCGGAATCGGAGCGGACGCGATCAAGGAACTTCTCGCGCGCATCGACGTGGACGCGGAAGCGAGAATGATCCGCCAAAAGATCCAAGACAAGGATAAGATTTCCGACAAAAGAATTCTGAAACGACTCGAAGTTCTCGAAGCGTTCCGTGATTCCGGAAACCGTCCCGAGTGGATGGTATTGGACATCGTTCCCGTCATTCCTCCCGAACTGCGCCCAATGGTTCAGCTCGAAGGCGGACGTTTTGCAACTTCCGACTTGAACGACTTATACCGTCGTGTGATCAACCGTAATAACCGTCTCAAAAGACTTCTCGCGTTAAAAGCGCCGGAGATCATCGTACGGAACGAAAAGAGAATGTTGCAGGAAGCGGTGGACGCTCTCTTCGACAACTCTCGTAGAAAACGCGCGGTGAAAGGAAAGGGAAACCGTCCTTTAAAATCCATCTCCGACATGCTCAAAGGGAAACAAGGTCGTTTCCGTCAGAACCTTCTCGGTAAGAGGGTAGACTACTCCGGTCGTTCCGTGATCGTAGTCGGTCCCGAACTCAAATACCACGAGATGGGACTTCCCAAGAAAATGGCTTTGGAACTTTTCAAACCGTTCATCATGAAGAGACTTGTGGATCTGGACTTAGCTCCGAACATCAAGTCCGCTAAAAAGAAAGTGGAAGCGGAAGACAAAGAAGTGTTCGACGTATTGGAATACGTTGTAAAAGAACATCCGGTTCTTCTGAACAGGGCGCCGACCCTTCACCGTCTTGGAATCCAGGCGTTCTTGCCGGTTCTGGTGGAAGGAAAGGCGATCAAACTTCATCCTCTCGTTTGTCACGCGTTCAACGCCGACTTCGACGGGGACCAGATGGCGATTCACGTTCCTCTGACTCCGAAAGCTCAGTTGGAAACATGGATGCTCATGCTTTCTCCTCACAATATTCTGAACCCCGCAAATGGACATCCGATCTGCGGACCGACTCAGGATATCGTACTCGGAATTTATTATCTAACTTCCGAGCTTCCAACGGCTCCGGGCGTTCCTTTGAAATCCTTCTCGAACCTGGACGAGGTTCACTACGCGATCGATAGAGGCGTTGTTGAATACAGAACCAAAATCAGCGTTTATCACCAAGGAAAGATTCTCGAAACGACTCCGGGAAGATTGATCTTCAACACCATTCTTCCGGAAGGATACGCATACGTTAACAGACCGCTTTCCGATAAGGAAACAAATCGGATCATCGCGGACGTTTACGACAAATACGGTCCCGCAAAAACCGTATTGATGCTCGACGACATTAAAAAATTAGGATATCGTTATGCGACTCTGTTCGCTCCGACCATCTCCATCGAAGACATTCGCGTGTCTCCGGGTAAAGTGGGTCTCGTGGGCGACGCAAACAAGGAAGTCGAAAAAGCCGACTCCGAGTATCGCAAAGGGATCATCACAAACGAAGAACGCCGTAAAAAGGTAATCGAGATTTGGACGAAAACGAACGATCTCATCACCGATTCCATGTTCAAGGAACTGGAAAAAGACAAGGGCGGATTCAACCCCGTGTTCATCATGGCGGCTTCCGGTGCGAGAGGATCGAAACAACAGATTCGTCAGCTTGCGGGGATGCGCGGTCTTATGGCGAAACCTTCCGGAGAAATTATCGAGCTCGCGATTCGTTCGAACTTCCGCGAGGGACTTTCGGTTCTTGAATTCTTCATCTCCACTCACGGTGCGAGAAAAGGTCTCGCGGATACCGCGTTAAAAACCGCGGACGCAGGTTACTTGACTCGTCGTCTTGTGGATATTTCTCAGGACGTGATCATCTCCGAAGACGATTGCGGAACCGAAGAATCCATTTCTCTCGGCGTGGTAAAAGAAGGGGAGAACGTAATCGTTTCCCTGAACGACCGCGTGTTCGGACGTTATACCGCCGAAGACGTGATCGATCCTGTTACCGACCAAGTCGTTTATCCGAGAAATACTCTCATCACGAGAGAAGTCGGACAAAAGGTGGAAAACCTCGGTTACGACAAGATCCGAGTTCGTTCTCCTCTGACTTGCGAATCCAAACAAGGCGTTTGTATCCGTTGTTACGGTATGGACATGGCGAGACTCATTCCTGCGGAAATCGGGGAAGCGGTCGGAACCATCGCGGCACAGTCCATCGGTCAACCCGGAACTCAGTTGACGATGAGAACGTTCCACATCGGTGGTGCGGCGTCCGCAAAAGTTCAAGAGAAGGAACACAAGGTATCGTACACCGGTATCGTAAACAACATCAACGGACGTATCATCACGAACGACAAATCGCAAAGCGTATTCTCACGCCGCGGTTCGATCGTGATCCAAAGATTGATCCAACAATACAAAACCGAAGAACTCTCCAACTTACGCGTTGAAAACGGACAGAAAGTGGACAAGGGAGAATTGGTGGCTACTTCTCCGGCGGGAGAAAACATCACTTCCGAAATGCCGGGAACCATTCACATCGAGAACGGTATTTTCCGCATCTTGGGTGAAGAAGCGGTGATTCCTGTTAAAACGGGAACGATCGTTAACGTCAAAGTGAACGACATCACTCAGCCGAACCAACCTCTCGCCGAGTTCGACCCTTACAACGAAGTGGGAATCTCCGAGATCGAAGGAACCGTTCAATGGATGGATCTCGAAATCGGTAAGAACGTCAGAAGAGACGAAGATTTAAGAACTTCTAATATTCTTCTGAAAGTAATCGAACAAAGAAGGGAAAAACTCAACCCGCGCATCACGGTGATTTCCGGAAGTTCCAGAGAGGAATATTCCGTTCCTGTGGATGCGATCATCTCCGTTCAAGACGGAGACAAGGTGAAGGGCGGGGACATTCTCTTTAAGATTCCTACCGTTGCGGAAAAAACACGGGATATTACCGGCGGTCTTCCGAGAGTCGACGAGCTTTTCGAAGCGAGAAGACCGAAAGACGCAACAACGCTCGCAGAAACCGATGGAAAGATCGAGATCAGCGGGGAAATCGTTAAAGAAAAACGCGTTCTTTATATCCATCCGGACAATCCGGATCAGGAAAAAGTAAAGGTTACGATTCCGATCGGTAAACAGATCCGGGTTCGTAACGGGGACTTCGTGAAGAGAGGAGACCAGATCGACGACGGTAATCTCGATCCTCACGATATTCTCCGAGTAAAAGGTGTGACTGCGCTTCAAGTGTATCTCGTTCAGGAAGTCCAAGAGGTCTACAGACTGCAAGGGGTTCATATCAACGATAAACACATCGAAGTCGTGGTTCGTCAGATGCTCCGGAAAGTTTTGATTACCGACTCGGGAGACACGAGTTTCGTAAATCAACAGCAAATCGACAGACTTGTTTTCAACGAAGAAAACAAAAGAGTGATCGCGGAAGGGGGTTCTCCTGCGGAATCGGTTCCGATTCTTCTCGGGTTAACAAAGGCTTCCTTGAACACGGAATCCTTCTTCTCGGCGGCTTCCTTCCAGGAAACGACCAAGGTTCTGACGGACGCGGCGATCAAAGGTAAAACCGATAATCTGATGGGTCTCAAAGAGAACGTCATCATCGGTCACATGATCCCCGCCGGAACCGGAACGAAGAAGTATAAGGACATCTCCGTATTCAAATCCGCTTACGGAGATTTGGACCGTCCGTTGGAAGAAGAAGAGGAAGAAGAAATTCCTCAAGCGATCGCGGAAGAATCCGACGCTGACGGAGACGAATAA
- the rpoB gene encoding DNA-directed RNA polymerase subunit beta: protein MYGQVERKRVNFGKITNLDYLPNLIQIQKRSFDWFLQTDVKDETKRKHQGLEAVFRETFPIESPNNDMIMEYSHYILGEPKRSPQECKDTDATFAMPLKAVIRLIIKETGEIREQTVYMGDLPVMTEQGTFIINGAERVVVSQLHRSPGIFFSYDMERDVFSARVIPYRGSWLEFEMDNKGILIAKIDRKKKFPATLLIKSLGHGTNEEVLRLFYSSRKEKIAGATSKDLKKILGRRTINDIINMETGEVMLEAGSKINEDNISILKEMKVKEVELIEFPKGKDNPILINALEKDGVNDYEDAILKFHSLMRQGEPSTIENATTELTRLFFSPKTFDLGDVGRYKINSKFEFNNPKEFSGEKSRVLRPADIIETVRYILNLFSETENYYPDDIDHLGNRRIRSVGELISNQLKTGFSRVERVIKERMTVQEIETQTPQLLISIKPITAVINEFFGSSQLSQFMDQTNPLAELTHKRRLNALGPGGLSRDRAGMEVRDVHYSHYGRMCPIETPEGPNIGLILSMSSYARVNDYGFLETPYRTVKNGKVTGQIEHLTADKEEYHYIAQASGVIDEKGELKNKLISTRHRGDFPFRNPSEIQYMDLAPLQVVSVSTALIPFLEHDDANRALMGSNMQRQAVPLLREEAPFVGTGMETRAAYDSRICIINKHDGVVTSVDAETIVVERKGGKESDKYELTKFKKTNQGTCFNQKPIVGVVHSEINGKVSKVSKEKIEVTGENGEVKEYVLQIGSKQYAPIVSSGEEVKRGTTLAGQVVVGEKLDEMGNILVKGTVLADGPAVDNGVLALGRNVLAAFMPWEGYNFEDAILISERIVRDDVFSSIHIEEFEIQARETKLGPEQITRDIPNLSDKAFRDLDETGVIRIGAEVKPGDILVGMVTPKGETDLTPEYKLLHSIFGEKAKDVRDSSLRMPNGFEGTVIDIKRFSRENQDELPAGVEEMVKVFVARKRKLLVGDKMAGRHGNKGVVARVMAEEDMPYMEDGTPLDIVLNPLGVPSRMNLGQIFETQLGFAASKLGISFETPVFDGAEESDVDNFCKEANLPLNSKFKLFDGRTGLPFMNEVFCGYIYILKLAHLVEDKIHARSTGPYSLVTQQPLGGKAQFGGQRLGEMEVWALEAYGASHTLQELLTIKSDDMLGRARIYEAIVKGIHSIKPGIPESFNVLVQELRGLALDIIITDSEGNTVDISDYEDEYSKSKKKIKFETIENA, encoded by the coding sequence ATGTACGGTCAAGTAGAGAGAAAACGGGTAAATTTCGGAAAAATCACGAATCTGGATTACCTTCCTAACTTGATTCAAATTCAGAAGCGTTCTTTCGATTGGTTTCTTCAAACCGACGTCAAAGACGAAACCAAAAGAAAGCATCAAGGGTTAGAAGCTGTATTCCGGGAAACCTTTCCTATTGAAAGTCCCAACAACGACATGATTATGGAATACAGTCATTACATTCTCGGGGAACCGAAACGTTCTCCGCAAGAATGTAAGGATACGGACGCGACTTTCGCGATGCCGTTAAAAGCGGTGATCCGACTGATCATCAAGGAAACCGGAGAAATCCGCGAACAAACGGTTTACATGGGAGATCTTCCCGTGATGACCGAGCAGGGAACATTCATCATCAACGGAGCGGAGCGCGTCGTCGTTTCTCAGCTTCACCGTTCTCCCGGTATTTTCTTTTCTTATGATATGGAAAGAGACGTCTTCTCCGCCAGAGTGATTCCTTACAGAGGATCTTGGTTGGAATTCGAGATGGACAACAAGGGAATTCTGATCGCGAAGATCGACAGAAAGAAAAAATTCCCCGCAACTCTTCTCATCAAATCTCTGGGACACGGAACCAACGAAGAAGTTCTTCGTCTGTTCTACAGTTCTCGTAAGGAAAAAATCGCGGGCGCTACTTCCAAGGATCTGAAAAAAATTCTCGGAAGAAGAACTATCAACGACATCATCAACATGGAAACCGGAGAGGTTATGCTCGAAGCCGGTTCCAAAATCAACGAAGACAATATCTCCATCTTAAAAGAGATGAAGGTAAAAGAAGTCGAGTTGATCGAATTCCCGAAAGGAAAAGATAACCCGATTCTCATCAACGCTTTGGAAAAAGACGGAGTGAACGACTATGAGGACGCGATCCTTAAGTTCCATTCTCTCATGCGTCAAGGCGAACCTTCCACGATCGAAAACGCAACGACTGAGTTGACCCGTCTTTTCTTCTCTCCGAAAACGTTCGATCTCGGGGACGTGGGACGTTACAAAATCAATTCCAAGTTCGAGTTCAACAATCCGAAAGAATTCTCCGGTGAAAAATCACGCGTTTTAAGACCGGCGGACATCATCGAAACCGTTCGTTACATCCTGAATCTTTTCTCCGAAACCGAGAATTATTATCCGGACGATATCGATCACCTTGGCAACAGAAGGATCCGTTCCGTGGGCGAGTTGATCTCCAACCAACTCAAAACCGGATTCTCCCGTGTTGAAAGAGTAATCAAAGAAAGAATGACGGTTCAGGAGATCGAAACACAAACTCCTCAACTTCTCATTTCGATCAAACCGATCACGGCTGTGATCAACGAATTTTTCGGTTCTTCTCAACTTTCTCAGTTTATGGATCAGACAAATCCTCTCGCGGAACTGACTCACAAACGGAGATTGAACGCACTCGGTCCCGGAGGTCTTTCCAGAGACAGAGCGGGTATGGAAGTGCGTGACGTTCATTATTCTCACTACGGTAGAATGTGTCCGATTGAAACTCCGGAAGGTCCGAACATCGGTTTGATTCTTTCCATGTCTTCGTATGCTCGTGTAAACGACTACGGGTTCTTAGAAACTCCGTACAGAACCGTGAAGAACGGAAAAGTCACCGGTCAGATCGAACACCTTACCGCGGACAAAGAAGAATATCATTACATCGCTCAAGCATCCGGCGTGATCGATGAAAAAGGCGAACTCAAAAACAAACTGATTTCCACGCGTCACAGAGGGGACTTCCCTTTCCGTAACCCGAGCGAGATTCAGTATATGGACTTAGCTCCTCTGCAAGTTGTTTCGGTTTCCACAGCGCTGATTCCGTTCCTCGAACACGACGACGCGAACCGTGCGCTTATGGGTTCCAACATGCAACGTCAGGCGGTTCCTCTTCTTCGGGAAGAAGCTCCGTTTGTCGGAACAGGTATGGAAACGAGAGCCGCTTACGATTCCCGAATTTGTATCATAAACAAACACGACGGCGTTGTAACTTCCGTGGACGCTGAGACGATCGTCGTGGAAAGAAAGGGCGGAAAAGAATCCGACAAATACGAACTTACGAAATTCAAAAAGACAAACCAAGGAACCTGCTTTAACCAAAAGCCGATCGTAGGTGTGGTTCACTCCGAGATCAACGGAAAGGTCTCCAAGGTTTCTAAAGAAAAAATCGAAGTCACCGGCGAAAACGGAGAAGTAAAAGAATACGTTCTCCAGATCGGAAGCAAACAATATGCTCCGATCGTATCTTCGGGCGAAGAAGTAAAACGAGGAACCACTCTCGCAGGACAAGTTGTCGTAGGCGAGAAGTTGGACGAGATGGGAAATATCCTCGTTAAGGGTACGGTTCTCGCCGACGGTCCTGCCGTTGACAACGGAGTTCTCGCTCTCGGAAGAAACGTTCTCGCGGCGTTTATGCCTTGGGAAGGTTACAACTTCGAGGATGCGATCCTGATTTCCGAAAGAATCGTCCGCGACGACGTTTTCTCTTCCATTCACATCGAAGAATTCGAAATCCAAGCGAGAGAAACAAAACTCGGTCCGGAACAAATCACCCGAGATATTCCGAATCTTTCGGACAAAGCGTTCCGCGACTTGGATGAAACCGGCGTGATCCGCATCGGTGCGGAAGTGAAACCGGGCGATATTCTTGTGGGAATGGTAACTCCAAAAGGAGAAACCGACCTCACTCCGGAATACAAACTTCTTCATTCCATCTTCGGTGAGAAGGCGAAAGACGTTCGTGATTCTTCCTTAAGAATGCCGAACGGTTTCGAAGGAACCGTGATCGACATCAAAAGATTCTCACGTGAGAACCAAGACGAACTTCCTGCGGGCGTCGAAGAAATGGTAAAAGTCTTCGTTGCCAGAAAGAGAAAACTTCTGGTCGGAGATAAAATGGCCGGACGTCACGGAAACAAAGGGGTTGTTGCCCGAGTGATGGCCGAAGAAGACATGCCTTACATGGAAGACGGAACTCCTTTGGACATCGTCTTAAACCCGTTAGGCGTTCCTTCGCGGATGAACCTTGGTCAGATTTTTGAAACTCAGTTGGGTTTTGCCGCGAGCAAACTCGGAATTTCTTTTGAAACTCCGGTGTTCGACGGCGCCGAAGAATCCGACGTGGACAACTTCTGTAAAGAGGCGAATCTTCCTCTGAATTCTAAATTCAAACTTTTCGACGGTAGAACCGGACTTCCTTTTATGAACGAAGTCTTCTGCGGTTATATCTACATCCTGAAACTCGCTCACTTGGTGGAAGACAAGATCCACGCAAGATCGACCGGGCCTTACTCTCTGGTGACTCAACAACCACTCGGAGGAAAGGCTCAGTTCGGGGGTCAGCGTCTTGGGGAGATGGAAGTCTGGGCTCTCGAAGCCTACGGCGCTTCCCACACTCTGCAAGAGTTGTTGACCATCAAGTCCGACGATATGCTCGGACGCGCGAGAATCTACGAAGCGATCGTGAAGGGAATCCATTCCATCAAGCCTGGTATCCCCGAATCCTTCAACGTATTGGTTCAAGAGCTTAGAGGACTTGCTCTGGATATCATCATCACTGACTCGGAAGGCAACACAGTTGATATTTCCGACTACGAAGATGAATATTCTAAGAGTAAGAAGAAAATTAAATTCGAGACTATTGAGAACGCATAA
- the rplL gene encoding 50S ribosomal protein L7/L12, with protein sequence MSTEALLEQIGKLTLVEAADLVKKMEDKFGISAAAPVAVAAAAAPAAGGAAAEEASTFNVILKGFGDKKIEVIKLVREITGLGLKEAKDLVEAGGKAVKEGVSKAEADDLKKKLEGVGAQIELKAS encoded by the coding sequence ATGTCTACAGAAGCGCTATTAGAGCAAATTGGCAAACTAACCTTAGTTGAGGCTGCAGACCTCGTGAAAAAAATGGAAGATAAATTCGGCATTTCTGCTGCAGCACCAGTTGCGGTAGCTGCTGCGGCTGCGCCTGCTGCCGGCGGAGCGGCTGCTGAAGAAGCTTCTACTTTCAACGTCATCCTAAAAGGATTTGGCGATAAAAAAATCGAAGTGATCAAACTCGTAAGAGAGATCACCGGACTCGGATTGAAAGAGGCGAAAGACCTCGTTGAAGCTGGTGGAAAAGCCGTTAAAGAAGGCGTTTCCAAAGCGGAAGCTGATGACCTCAAAAAGAAACTCGAGGGCGTTGGCGCGCAGATTGAACTCAAAGCGAGCTAA
- the rplJ gene encoding 50S ribosomal protein L10: protein MANQEKVEAVASLKGKLEEKNNFILACYSGLTVEEITGLRAQLRKEGSEMKVLKNNLFLRALKESGAHKDKNISFGPEYQGPLAAIFANDNLPTIAKVCKDFAKNNKNLIVRAGYMDGSVLDANGVEAIAGLPSREQLLAQIAGGINAPARTIASGINQIIASLARAIQATAEKNNA, encoded by the coding sequence ATGGCGAATCAGGAAAAAGTAGAAGCAGTAGCAAGTCTTAAAGGCAAACTGGAAGAGAAGAATAACTTCATCCTCGCTTGCTACTCGGGCTTGACCGTGGAAGAAATCACAGGTCTCCGCGCTCAACTCAGAAAAGAAGGTTCCGAGATGAAAGTTCTCAAGAACAATCTTTTCTTAAGAGCGTTAAAAGAATCCGGAGCTCACAAAGATAAGAATATTTCTTTCGGGCCGGAATACCAAGGACCTCTCGCTGCGATCTTCGCAAACGATAACCTTCCTACCATCGCAAAAGTCTGCAAAGATTTCGCGAAGAACAACAAGAACCTGATCGTAAGAGCGGGTTATATGGACGGTTCCGTTCTGGACGCAAACGGAGTAGAGGCGATCGCAGGTCTTCCAAGCCGCGAACAACTTCTTGCTCAGATTGCCGGCGGAATCAACGCACCTGCAAGAACGATCGCATCCGGTATCAACCAGATCATCGCGTCTCTCGCAAGAGCGATCCAAGCGACCGCAGAGAAGAACAACGCATAA
- the rplA gene encoding 50S ribosomal protein L1, translating to MQRGKKYKALKEKVDSTKFFPIDQAVELAKSTSYSKFDGTVEIATKVNYKSLQNIRGTISLPHGNGKKVRVLVFCKGDKQNDAKAAGAEFVGDMDLIEKVAGGWTDFDACVATPDMMKDVGKLGPILGRKGLMPKPKAGTVTTDVAKAVTELKSGRVEYRPDKGGVVHLGVGKVSFDNAKLVENIRTVVQTLMRDKPSDAKGEYLKTFSVSPTMGVGVKVDVKELVNTSI from the coding sequence ATGCAGCGCGGAAAAAAATACAAAGCTCTCAAAGAGAAAGTAGATAGCACAAAATTCTTTCCTATCGATCAAGCTGTGGAACTCGCAAAGTCCACTTCTTATTCGAAATTCGACGGAACGGTCGAAATCGCTACGAAGGTGAATTATAAATCTCTTCAGAACATTCGCGGAACGATCTCTCTTCCTCACGGAAACGGTAAAAAAGTTCGCGTTCTTGTTTTCTGCAAAGGGGACAAACAAAACGACGCGAAAGCTGCCGGAGCAGAGTTCGTAGGCGATATGGATTTGATCGAAAAAGTAGCGGGCGGTTGGACTGATTTCGACGCTTGTGTGGCTACTCCCGACATGATGAAGGATGTCGGTAAACTCGGTCCGATTCTGGGTAGAAAGGGTCTTATGCCGAAACCGAAAGCTGGAACCGTAACCACCGACGTGGCAAAAGCGGTAACCGAACTGAAATCCGGAAGAGTGGAATACCGTCCCGATAAAGGCGGCGTGGTTCATCTCGGAGTCGGAAAGGTTTCTTTCGACAACGCGAAACTCGTGGAAAACATCCGCACCGTAGTTCAAACTCTGATGCGTGATAAACCTTCCGATGCGAAGGGCGAATACTTAAAAACTTTCTCCGTTTCCCCTACGATGGGAGTCGGCGTGAAAGTAGACGTGAAAGAACTGGTCAACACTTCCATCTGA
- the rplK gene encoding 50S ribosomal protein L11: MAAKKVVKQIKLQVEAGKANPAPPVGPALGQAGLNIMEFCKQFNERSKAQIGLKLPVVITVFSDRSFTFITKSPPAALLVKKAIGLETGSPTPHTHKVGKITRKQLEEIAKTKMEDLNANDIDAAVNIIAGTCRSMGVTVE; the protein is encoded by the coding sequence ATGGCAGCAAAAAAAGTAGTAAAGCAGATTAAACTTCAGGTAGAAGCTGGGAAAGCGAACCCGGCACCTCCCGTTGGTCCCGCGCTCGGTCAAGCCGGTCTCAACATCATGGAATTCTGCAAGCAATTCAATGAAAGATCGAAAGCTCAAATCGGACTGAAACTTCCGGTTGTGATTACGGTTTTCTCGGATCGTAGTTTTACATTCATCACCAAGTCTCCTCCGGCGGCTCTTCTTGTTAAGAAGGCAATCGGTTTGGAAACCGGTTCTCCGACTCCACACACTCATAAGGTCGGAAAGATCACTCGCAAACAACTCGAAGAGATCGCTAAAACAAAAATGGAAGATCTCAACGCAAACGACATCGACGCGGCCGTGAACATCATCGCGGGAACCTGCCGTTCGATGGGCGTAACCGTAGAATAA
- the nusG gene encoding transcription termination/antitermination protein NusG produces MGTKKWYALQTYSGHENKVQKNIEKLVQQKKLEEKIFQVKIPTMDVAEMKNGKKKVTKRKLMPGYVLIEMEMDDDTRFLIQSLPSVSTFVGSKDGGPEPLSLEEVKNLFSESGDVASEEPVAPKILFKVGDSLKIIDGPFANFTGLVDEIFPDKGRLRVKVEIFGRSTPVELDYLQVKTEN; encoded by the coding sequence ATGGGAACAAAAAAATGGTACGCTCTTCAGACCTACTCGGGACACGAGAATAAGGTTCAGAAGAATATAGAAAAGCTCGTTCAGCAGAAGAAGCTGGAAGAGAAAATTTTCCAGGTTAAGATACCGACCATGGACGTTGCCGAAATGAAAAACGGCAAAAAGAAAGTAACCAAGCGTAAACTTATGCCTGGTTACGTTCTCATTGAAATGGAAATGGATGATGATACTCGATTCTTAATCCAATCTCTTCCTTCCGTTTCGACATTCGTAGGTTCCAAAGACGGAGGCCCCGAGCCTTTATCTTTGGAAGAGGTGAAAAACCTCTTTTCCGAATCCGGTGATGTCGCTTCCGAAGAACCGGTTGCGCCGAAGATCCTCTTCAAAGTGGGGGATTCTTTAAAAATCATCGACGGGCCTTTCGCGAACTTCACGGGGCTCGTGGACGAAATCTTTCCGGATAAGGGAAGGCTTCGTGTAAAAGTAGAAATCTTCGGGAGATCAACTCCTGTGGAACTGGATTATCTTCAGGTAAAAACTGAAAATTAA
- the secE gene encoding preprotein translocase subunit SecE, with translation MKVTTFIQECKAELEKVQWPTREEVVYSTVVVLVTVFFFSIFLFFADSAFVRLLTWFWELGS, from the coding sequence GTGAAAGTAACTACTTTTATACAGGAATGTAAAGCGGAGTTGGAAAAGGTCCAATGGCCTACCCGCGAAGAAGTTGTCTATTCTACGGTAGTAGTTTTAGTCACCGTCTTCTTCTTTTCCATTTTCCTGTTTTTTGCGGATTCGGCATTTGTAAGGCTTCTTACTTGGTTCTGGGAACTGGGCAGCTAA